TACAGGACGACCTACACCAACCGGACAAGCTACGGACTTGAGGGGGTGCACCACCGCGCAAGCATCGTGATCGTAGCCCAACTCGAAGACAGAACTGTCACTCCTCTGGAACTGCCGTTGCAAAGGGCCCCTGCCCTCTCATCCTGGCTCGAAGGATGCCGCACCGGCAGGCGGCAGCTCGGTTCACCCTAGAACCCAGAGAAAGACGTCCAAGCTGCGCATGAAGAAGGAACTAGGAGCAGACCTGCTAGCTCAGAGCACACCATTCCGAGCACCGTCGTCATCCGCGGTTAAGCCACACCGAAGGGCTAGAGCTGACGGCCACCGTCGCAACAACAAGGGTAACAGCGATGAGCCACCGAAGAAAAGGCAGTGAAGCGCCGAGCCAAGCTGCCACCCGCCACCATCACACCCACAACCCGACTCTCTCGCCGCCCCTGCAATCCCGGACTGCGCCTCCAAGAAGGAACACATCACGGATGTGTCGTCGCCGCCTGAATCAGGGGACGTAGGCTTTCACCTAGCAGGGAAACGGAAGGAGGGGGAGAAGGATCCTCACCACGGCCTCCAGGAAGGGTACGGCGCCCAGGGCGTCGCCTGCGGCATGGCTGCGCCGGCCAGGGGTTTCCCCTGGATCCAACCCCACTCGACGAGATCCGCGCTACTGGCGCCCGGGAAGAACGGCCTAAGCCACCAGGACCCGGATCCGGCGATGGAAGGAGCAGATCGAGGCGGAGAGGATGAGATGCATCTGGCGGCGGCAACCGCGCAGGGGAGGCCGCACACCAGCGACCGTGGACCGACGCCTCCTCGTCCCCCGCGAGACCGAGGGAGGCGCCTCACCAGCTCCGGCCGGAATGGCCCGTCGCCCGGGCCACCCCGCGCTCTCCGCCCGGGGCCGTCgccccggatgccgaggccctccaGGCTATGTGGAGCCGCCAGatcccccgccgccaccttcatcggtGTCGAGCGCGCGCCGGCGCACacctctggcggcggcggaggggaaggggaggggggaggaggggtgTGGCGGCGGCGGTTAGGGTTTCCCCCGAGTCGCCTCGAAGGAGACGACGCGGTGGCGGGAGGGGGGGATTTTCCTTCAAGATGAGGTTACGGTTTTTGGGTAGCAGTCTAGAATATAAGGACACAATACTATATGATTTTCTCATTGAAAAGGAGAATAAGCCCGGCCTTAGCACtgtgcgatgcacacaatcatacAGAATTATTTATATCAAAAATCCAGCAGTCGAACAAAACTGACATGAAAAAAATACAAGGCCGCATACCTCGCGATAATAATTCCAACAGACAACCACTGACTCTATGATAAAAGATAAACTCAAAATGAAAAATACATACCTCCTAGGCCGCGCCTTTAAGAAGAAATCATCGCACGTGCCGATGATGACGAGTCCAGCCCAAAGTTAATCTCGGGATTCGCATCCCAAAACCAAGCTTCGATCCATCACCTTTACTAAGAACACGAGGAAAGATGACATGTAAATTTGCCATAAACATAGTAATTTAATTTGATGTTAGCCACAAAAAGGTGTGTGGGAGTTTGATGCAAATTGGATGAATTTTTTTTCGGGTAAATTTGGATGGACCTGCTTGCGCTGCTTGTCATCTGATTTTGACATCGGCCGGCTGATGGTTCACGGGTGTTTGTATGTTTGCTCTGGGAAGTTGTTTTGCTGCAACTAGTCAGCTGGAGCTCCTCGGATGGCCGGCCGATTACAAGAATTTATACACGCAATTTGCGCAATCCATCAGCATATCCTTTGTCTTTCTGGTTGGGTCGTATAACATGTCCCTTCTGTGTGCAAATCATTGATCTATTGCCCTGAGCTAGCTAGCTTCCAGGAACAGGCAAATCGATCAGTATCTGATCGATGACCATACTGCCCCGGCCACACAGTTTCGATCCCCTATAAATACTCTCCAGATCACTCATATACTCACACAGTCACGAAGCTAAAGCAAAACTTGAACTAGCACAGCTACATCACCAGGCCCACTCACGAACTAGAGCGAGCAAGAGCAATGGCTGCATCCAGGCCGAGCAGCATGGCCGTAGCAATGGTGGCGGTCGTGGCCGTGCTCCTATGCGCGGGCGTGCGGCCGGCGGAGGCGTGCAACGGCCACCCGTGCCCGTCGCCGGCGGGCAATTGCCCCGTGAACGCGGTGAAGCTGGCGGTGTGCGCGGACGTGCTGGACGGGCTGATCCACGTGGTGCTGGGGCAGTCGCGGTCCAAGCAGCCGTGCTGCTCCCTCATCTCCGGCCTGGTCGACCTGGACGCCGCCGCCTGCGTCTGCCTCGCCATCAACGCCAACGTCCTCGGCATCAACCTCGACGTCGACGTCGACCTCACGCTGCTGCTCAACTACTGCGGATGCAAGGTGCCCAAGGGCTTCCGCTGCGCTTGATTGGATCAGCCatcgtgcatgcatgcgtgtgcaTGTGCATGTACTACGTGTCAGGTCGTGTGTTTTTGTTATCAACATCAGTACCGGTCGTACGTAAAACGTATCTGCGTGTAGAGCGTGTGCGCTGGTTGTAAAAGCGACATTTTCCTCCAATAAAAAAGCACTTTTATCCTGAATAATGGTTCGTGAGGCGTAGACAAGCGCATCCGCCTACCCCATGGTTTCTCTGCCTCTAGCCGACACCGTCGCTGGTCCCTTGTTTCCGATGGCCTTAGGGTCACGGCGGTGCGGTGGATCCGGCGCTTGTTGGCCGGAGGGATCTGTTTTTAGATGTTCCTTCGAGTTTTTTTAGGGTTTATGTCCTATTCAGAAAGACGAGACGGCGGTAGCTCCTTGATGATGCAATAAGATTCTTCCCGTTTAACCCCGTCTCGATGATGCGTCTAGCATCATTGGTGGACGTGTGGAGATGTGTCTTCGACAGATCAGtacttggtggatttgctcggatctgatcGTATTTCGTTTACGTTTTTATGTTCTCAAGTTGGAGCCTTCCGATCTAAGCTACTCTTCAATGGTTGTGGTTGATcttctggtgcgttggtcctatgtGGCCTTAACACGATTTGATTTttcgactatctactacaacaagctTTCTCCGGTTTCGATAAGGAAGAGACGATGACGGTGGCACGttttcggctcgcttcagtgttcGTAGTTGTCGGTAGGTGGTTTACAGATCGGGATGCAATTTTTATTATCTTTGATGTTCATTATACTGGTGATTGAAATGAATAGGTTGAAAATTGTGTCGAAATAAAATCAGTGTATCTATGAAGTCTATCTCTATCAAATTATCTCTACTTTGACAAAACTTATTaggaaaaatatcaacattcacaatgccaaaCCAATATTTTAAGATTCACTATGAAATGTAGTCATAGTATATATATTTGATATTACATATATTGATATTTTTTAATAAATTTGATCAGACTTTATAatgtttgacttgacacaaatctaaaacatagagtaaaaaggaccggagggagtacgttCACGGTCTGTTTATTCGCAATCGAGGTAATAACACCAGTGGTGCCTAAACTTGTCATTGACGTTCACTTTGATGCTTAAACTTGAAAAATACACCGAACTGGTTTTATAACTTGGCGGTATGGTTCAAATACGGTTTAAATCATGTCCAGATACATATGTATTGTTGACTAGACATGCCAGCGTAGCACGGGGCACACTTACAGTGCTGAGACAGGCTAACATGGAAAGAGTGCGTCTAAATGATCATCGGGTCCCACCTATCAGTACACAACTGAAATAAATAAAAATGGAGCTTGGTTGGGTTTTGTTGAACAAGAGACCTGGGAGCTACGAAGGGCCTGCGCAAACCACTTCGCCAGGGAAAGTTAGTTGACTATTAGGCATCGCTAATCTGTATCTAGCTAATTAGACAGCAATTATTGCAGCCAATTTTCCACATGCTAGTTATTTTtcgtttttctggagaaaaaaatcaacctatagtaacaatattaaataaatagttaatAACCCCTAAAATgttaatgaaatttaaaatattcaaaaaaataaaataatacaaaataattaataaaatggtttcATAATATTTGTAAGGATTCATGAAATATAATAAAACAATTTAGCAATTTTTAAAAGTTATACATATTCGAAATGCTAATCTCATTTTCAGAATATTCATGTTTAAAAAATTTTATCACATGGTCCTTTTTTAAAACTATTAGTTATTTTCCCTTTTGTATGTGACCCTTCAAGATGTgagtttctttttcgttttttgtAATTCTAAAACTCATGCGAATTGTTGTATTAGTAAGAAAAAAAGCTAGAATCTTCTTGTCTTAGAAATAATATGTTAATGTGATTTTATAAAATATTTACGTGTTATTAAAAATTCATGTAATTAAAATGTTTTTAAGTAGACAAATGTATGTATAGTTTGAAAATTGTAATTTAAATTTAAGAATGTATAAAATCCTGGGGGAACACTAGGCCATTGTTTATTTATCACacatattttaaaatttatttttattCGAAAATATATCTTTTGAAAAATACATATACTTTATTAAAACACATGAACACTTTTTACAATTAGAAATACATTTCCTAAAAGAACAATCACTTCATATACTATCTAAATATTTTATAATTTCTACAATAAGAAAAACATCTAACATGTGGAAAATGGGTGCACTATCTGCAGCCCATTTAACTCCACGATTGTGTCATATATATTATAAAACCTATATAAAATGTTGCAGTGTGTGAAAGACAGTAAACGTACATGGGGCAATTGGTTGGCACATGTTCTCTGTGGCGCACAGGTCACCTGTTTGAAACTCAGCCTTGCAACTTTATTGTTTATTTCAGTTGTAGGTGGGACCTGATGGTTATTGAGACGCACACTCTTCATGTCACTCTTTTCCGACACTGCAAGTGGGCCCCGTGCCATGCTGCCATATCTAATCAGCAATACATACATATCTAGACGTGATTTGAACCGTATTTGAACTATACTGCCAAGTTATAGAACCAGTTCGATGTATTTTTCAAGTTCAAGTACCAAAGTGAACATCGATGGCAAGTTTAGGCACCACTACTGTTATAGCTCGAGCTCCTGACAGTAGCCCCAGAGCGTCTCCGCGGACCGGCGGAGCGTCATTTCCTCGTCGCCGGTGAGCTCCAGCTCCGCGGCAACCCCGAGCACGCCGCGGCGCCCGAGCCTGGCCGGGAGGCTAAGGAAGACCTCGTGGACGTCGCTGGGGACGAAACCCTTGGCGAGCACCGACACCGAGTGCACGCGCCGCTGGTCGCGGAGGAGCGACCTGGCGAGGCCGGCCACCGAGTAACCGATGGCCCAGGACGTGTACCCCTTGAGGCCGATCACCTCGCGCGCGCCGCCCACCACCGCCCGCCGGATCCCCTCCAGGGCCTCCGCGTCGAACGACGAGTGAGTCTTCTGGAGGTAGCTCAGCACCGGCATGCCGCCGACGCGGACGCTCGACCACAGCGCCAGCGCGCCGTCTCCGTGCTCGCCGACCATGTACGCTTGCACGTCCTGCGCGCCCACGCCAAGGTGCTCGGCCAGGAGGCACCGCAGCCTGGCGGGGTCGAGGTCCGTGCCGGAGCCGATCACGCGGCTCGACGGGAACCCCGACAGCTTCCACGCCGCGTACGCCAGCACGTCCACGGGGTTCGACACCACCACCAGCAGCGACTCCGGCGACCCCTTCGCCACGGCCGGCACGACCTCCCTCAGCAGCGCCACGTTCCTCCTCAGCTGGCCCATCCGCGAGGCCGCCGGCCTCTCCCTCGGCACCGTGATGATGGCCAGGTCGGAGGCTCGGAGCCCCTGGTGAGCGCGAGGACGTCGGTGCCTGCGGCGATGCGGACGCGCGGGAGGAACGCCGCGGCGTGCTGCAGGTCCAGCATCTCGCCGCGGACCCTGTCGGCCTCGGCGTCCACGAGCGCGATCTCGTCGGTGAGGCCCTGCGTGAGGATGGTCTGCGCGATGGCCATGCCCACGTTGCCGGCGCCGATGACGGAGACCTTGGTGAGTCGCTCAGTCCGCCGCAGCGTGGTCAGTTCCCCGTCGCGGCCGCACGATGGAACCTGGCGGAAGAAGCCGGCGCCGGTGTCGGCGTCGAAGCCGAGCTCGGACAGCGAGGACGCCtccttcttcatcaggctcatgGTGTCAAAACGATCGGGTTGTGTTGATATTGTGCTTGCTCGATCAGTTGGGTTTGGAACTTTGGATGTGCTTTCTCAGTTGGTTTTTGAACTTTGGATGCATGGTACGTAGCTGAGGGCTCTCCTACTTATACTACCACAGTAGTTGGCTAAAAGTAGGTTCCTTCCTACTCCGTATCTCTCTATAGATCATAACCTCATAAGTGTATCTGTTTGTCAACGTCTTTTTTTTTTTGTCTTTCTGGAAAGCGAACCAAAGAAAGAAATCGAAGTCTATGTTGACGGAAATAAAGAATGCGACTTTACAATACCAGAGAAGTTCCTGCCGGTTTTGGTCCACTGTTCATTCGCTGGACAAAGAGAGTATGAGAAAATTGGAGATCTGCTTATCCATGCAACTAGTTTTGGCTTTCAAGCGAAGGAAAGTCGACGCAAACTGAAGTGATAGTGGGTCGACTTTTGCTGACCACAGGAAAATAGGTGAATTCATGAGTCAATACTTGGGGCCTGCTTTCTGTTTCTCTTGTTTCATTTGTTTGTTTGGCAGTTGACAACTTTTTTAAAAAGTATTCCcaccgttcacaaatataagatgtgtCGGATATTGcaatatggactatatacggactgaaatgagtgaataaACACACTAAAACATCTCTATATACATTTGATTAAGAaagaagttagaacatcttatatttgtaacCGGAGGGAGCAACATTTTTAGGAAACCTTAACAACTGGACAAAGCTAACGGCATTCATACTACGggtttctcaaaaagaaaaaacaaGGGCATTCAGACCATTTTTCTTTTCTGAAGAGCAACCAATCCGTGTATAGGCGGATCCTATTTGACGCCCGCAAGCATCAAACTGAAGCGAGCGAGCGCTACGATATGGCCTGGCCCAGTTTGACCGAGCAACAGGTTTGGGAAGGTTCCCTGAACTGTATTTTTCCAGTTTTGTTTTTCCTTTACCAGGTTTTCTGAATTTCTTCATGTTtttactttcctttttattttattttttcgttttttctgcttatttcttcttctttttatttttcctgttttttcataaattaaaaaacaAAACTTCAGAATTTCAATTTTGTCTAAATATTTAGAATTAAACATTTTTTTCAAGTCCCATAAACTGTTCACGTTTTTAAAATTTCGTTCAGGTTTTCAAAACAAGTTCACCATATTGAAAAAGACATGTCCACTGcgtataaaaaatgttcataaggTATAGAAAAAATTGTTCAATGTGCATTTCAAAAACATTTAccatatatttaaaaaatgttcagcgtGTATTTGAATAATGTTTGTCGTATACTAAGAAAATGTGCAGTGTGTATTTTAAAtgcctttttcaaaattgttcatagttcaaaaaatgttcagagcTCAAAATGAGTtcacaatttcagaaaatgttcaaaaaaattgaaaaaaaaattcatgTTCAAAAGAATTAATTTTGAAAGAAAACAACGATTAGAAACATTATTCGCATTTGAAAATAAATAGTTCACAATTTTTGAAGAAATGGtcaacaaaatttgaaattttttaatcTGTCGCTGCATTTAGTTCTTAAATGTTCATGGCCTATTAGCCGCTTACACCCAACAGCTCAAGTGGCAAGGAACACTTGAGGCTGCGAGTTTGATTTTAGTAGCCGCACAAGACAGCTCGGTATGGCGCCACCGAATGGGCTGGCCCATTAGGGTCACACCCTATGCGAAAGCGCTGGTCTTTGATGCTCACAAGCGTTGGCTAGGGGTTGTCCCCAATATGTGTGAGAAAATGATGATATTTCATAATGGCCCAGCGGATTTACACATTAGGCTCAATTATTTCTATACCCTATCCATCTTTCTGACAAGCCCACAAAGCTCCTAAGCCAAATGAAAAAAAGAACTCGGAGAAACTTGTAGATGAAACGCATCCAAACAACtaggaaaaagaaaacaaatattcCGAAAATGACATGATTTCgataaaattcacaaatatttctgTATTATCTGTAAGTTTAGTCGAATTCGCTAGTTTTTTTTCATAATAATGTgatctttgccctttttcttacaAATAACATGATTTCTTGGTAGAGGAAATATTTGTCAACCTCATAATAAGGATTAGGTTTAGGAACAactatttatcatttatcctagaTTTAGGAGGTCTAGACTTGCTTGAGAGCTAACTGGCTGCAGATGTGGCTGTCGATAATGCATGAATGAATACAGGGGTAAAATTACTGATAATCAGAAGGGAAAAGAGAGGAATATGGGCATAATGTTTGCCTTCACGAGGAGGCGATTTGATGAGATGTACCCTTTGTGAATTCTCTGGATAACCTCGTCTGGAGCGCGATATGCAAGACACGTCAACAAAATCTTTTGAGGACCTGAAACCCCACAAATCCAAGAGGGACCCTGTTCGGAAATTCGGTGGCTATGGGCTTCCCTAGGTCGACACGATCACCCTAAGGCCTCGAGTTTGCTGCCATCGAACATGAAAAACAACGACGGGTGAGGAAGGAGAGGACGAGGATAAATTAGGAGAAAAGATAGAAGATAAAAGTGACAAACCGGTTTGACAATTGTGTGTTATTCAACCGACTATCACCTCTCATCTGTATATGAGGCGATTGGACTTCCTGTACAAGAAAATAAATATGATTTTCATCCAAATATCCAAACCAACCATAATTCGAAAAAGTGGGTCCAGAACTTTGCACGGGTCAAAAGACAGAAAAGTTGCATCAGCCGAGATGTTGTATAAGGCCTCGGATTGAAATGATTCAAAAGCAAAAAAATGACAAGACAAAGAACTTTCATATTTAACACTTTTCCATTTAAACCAATCTGGAAGCTAATTCTGTAGTGCATTAAAAATGTATTTCCAAGATGGATCTATCTTGTCAAACTTTCTAGGTTGCAAATAACCTCGGATGAAACTGATTCCAATAGCAAATTTCTTTATTTCCACAAGACAAACAACTTTCATATTGAAAGTTTTACAATCTGAGGTCGTCTTGATGTTGAAAAATGCCTCATGATGTTAACACAAAAATTTGGGACAAAACGGCTGAACCGGGTTCATTCGGGGCAATACAACAACCACTCTGAGGATGGGATCAATTATACTGGCCTAACAGCTGCGTGTTTTCGGGCCCAACTTCTATTTGGCACCCTCAACGCCGGTTATAGCCTTTTTTGCATCTAAACACACTGCTTTATTATTTAAGAATGTTCATAGGGATATAATTCAAAACTGGAGGGTTTATAAGCCACAAATGACGCCCTAAATCAAGACAAAAAGTGTGTTTAGCAAGGCTATGTGCCTCATGATTACTACTACGACCTTCGAAGATTAAGGTGCATTGCTGAAAAAGTGCAGAAGTGTCTCTTATCTCCTTCACAATACTTGCATACATGCCTCCAATGCCTTGATTGATGTCGTTAACCACCCCTTTGCAGTCAGAAGCAACAAGAACTGGTGCACACACCCCTTCAATCTTGGGCTCGGCCCATttactttattttcctttttcttaacCTTACAAACATGGTGCGCGAGAGATTCGAACAGTAGACCTCACGGTTCAGCACCACCCGTAGCAACCAACAACTGGGAAACCATACGTAATGTATGTActtacttttttttctttcttgcttGCTTGTTGTGCGTCAAATGCGCCTAAACTATctggttttttttgtttttcttttgtttcacctttttctttgtttttaGGCAATTTTGTatatttattttcattttattATCCTTTTTAAATTTTgcaaatcttttaaaaatcatgaacttttcttaaatttgtaaaaatttcaaattcataaatatttttcttaaattcatgaacttttttcaaatccgtgatttttttctgaattcatgaactttattttcaaatgcatgaatattttttaatccAAGAACTCTTTACAAATTTTATGATACTTTTCGAAATCCATGAACTTTTCACGATTTCAGGAACTTTTTTCTTCAAAATTGATGGACCTTCTTCaaattcacaattttttttctaaatctatgaacttttttcatttttcatCAACTTTTAACAAATGTCATgaactttaaaaaaaattgaacttcttgaaATCCATTGACTCGTTTTAAATCTTGTGAAATTTTCTCACAAacctttttccaaatttgtgatctttttttgaacttttcccaTATTTTACAAACTTCTTCAAATTCATATCTTTTACCCAAATTCACAAACTTTTCTCAAATCGGTGATTTTTTTTATAAGGTTCCTTGATTTAACAGTTTTTTCAGTAGTATTAGAAAACTGGTCGGTTTTTTCCCTACTGAACTAACAACACAAAAAATGGAGAAAAAAACTAGCGGGACAAGCAAGTAGGGGCTTGTCGGTTATACAGGGCTCGGTTAGACTAAGCTGTTTTTTTCTCAGCTACGCTGCACGATTTTCTCAGCACATGGATGGAATGAGACACATGATAAAGAGCCTAGAATGATCTTTCCGGATCTTTTGAAGGTTAACAATAAAAACTCTGTTATATCGATGCACTGTTATCAAACGACACTGAACATAAAAATGGTGCATCAAGGCGTGAATAAGGAAGAAGTCACCTTTGTTGGTTTTCTTACACACAACAGAGTCAGGTCAAGTTTTTGTACCCGAGCTCAAATGAGTTTGGGTGAACAGTAAAGTCGAACAATATTTAAATGTTCGAACAAATCTGATTTTTTATggaaaactttgacaaatgttctaagagcttgcaaagtttcatcatgaaATCACGTGTGGAAGTCGTGGCTAAAAAATCAATACTCTGAAAAttctactttcaaaagcattttggagcactaaTTTTGTTTCTTTGCCACAACTTCTACAAATAtgatttcgtgatgaaattttgcaagctcttagaacatttgtcaaagtttttcGTTAtgaaaaacagattttttttaaatatatatgTTGAAAAGCAAGGGGATAAATTGACCGAAATTAGGAGCAATTCATAATCCTATTTTGTATACTATAAGAACAATGCACTGAAAACTTGGAAAGGGGAGATGTCGCATACAATCTTGGATGGAGATCACTCAAATATTGGAATTGTTCTTTTCTACGAAGCAAACAACTTTCATGTTGTGCATTTTTTATTTGAGGTCATCTTAATTGCATTTTTTGTCATGCCAAAATCTGATATCATCACATGCCTTCTGTTTTTTCGGTAAAGCTAGCATGGAAAAATATAACTTGCACcgaatctctactcctaatatcTCGGTTGGTAGAATAGCCTTCACGGTTTTTTTTCGTCTAGTCAATTTTCGTCCAGTTTATTTTCgtctcacctcccaccacccctcccATGTCAATTTTTTCTTCTTCGCACTTAAAACCGAATCGCGTCTGATACTCCTTCCATTTATTCGTACTTGCTTTGGCAGGTGTTGATTCAATTCAATCATATAAATATTTGGTAATTAAGAATTCAGAGATAATACCATGCACTCCCTCTgtttctttatataaggtgtatttttttgataaaatttcaTAATGTATGGTGCATTTTTTTCTAAATCCTCATAATTCCCTTTTTATCCCTCCAGAAAGAGGAAAGTATCTCTCTCTCCTAATTTCCCGTATCTCTCCTTGTATCAAAAAAGGAAactatctctctctctcgattgcatgtatctcttactttcCTGGACTCATTGATTTACTTGTCACTAACAAACAAATTTACCAAGGGTAATTTTGTCCTAACACCtctataattatgtgccttggtcacggcaccaaaaataatacaccttgcataaaggaatggagggagtacatgagatcaCCTTCCAAACAGATCACCTCCCTTTCCAATTTATTTCTCCCACTGATCCCCTTCCATACTCctaactagtaagcatgcacgtgcaacacATGTCTCAAACGTAAAACAGGTGAATTCAcataatataaaaaaataaacatttttaaaaatataaATCAAATGGATACACAATGTTTGATGTCGCTCAAATTGTATTTTCAAAAGCGAGACACAATAGTGGTTACGTTGCTGCATAGAGTAATAGCAGGAAGATATTCTCATTTAAATAAAATCAGCAATTATTTATTAATGCAGTAATATAAGCATGTAGTATAGTCTTCTCTTCGAGTGTAGCCAGGAAAAAAAGTATAAACTTCCTTATGGTGCAATCATATTGTTCAAGATGCTTAATTCTCGAATCTTATTTTATTCTACTAATCTGCATAGCAAAATATATATTTGTACTAATTTGGatcaaattatatatatatattttggttGTGTGGACTGCCAAAATTATATAGCTACCTACTATGGATAATAGGAAATAGAAGATGATATGTGACTACAACGACTTCTATATGAAATAAAGATGATTTACAAGAACTAATTGAAATGTAAAAGGGCTAAAAGAAATCCAATAATTACCATGATAGAAAATATTTATCTGGTTTTGTATGTGTTTATGCGTTGGCAACCATACTAACTTACAATGATGTAAGACGCTTTGTACGTATAGAAACTGAAATGAGTTATGAAGAAAAATAAAGATCGAAGGAAAAGTATTCTAGAGTATTTGTCAAGCTTAACCTTATCAAGCTTTCAGGTCAGCTtctaaattacaaaaaaaatgatgAATCCTCAAATAAGAAAGAGCCAACAATTT
The sequence above is drawn from the Triticum aestivum cultivar Chinese Spring chromosome 7A, IWGSC CS RefSeq v2.1, whole genome shotgun sequence genome and encodes:
- the LOC123147841 gene encoding lipid transfer protein EARLI 1-like; the encoded protein is MAASRPSSMAVAMVAVVAVLLCAGVRPAEACNGHPCPSPAGNCPVNAVKLAVCADVLDGLIHVVLGQSRSKQPCCSLISGLVDLDAAACVCLAINANVLGINLDVDVDLTLLLNYCGCKVPKGFRCA